In one window of Actinomycetota bacterium DNA:
- a CDS encoding DNA methylase, whose product MQFDFPEPQKPSEPVTCLGMTFENDEVRRAHFTEELRKKLQDPEFRKIEGFPIGSDEDILNLSDPPYYTACPNPWIADFIAEWEAQKPKQPEGYHYHREPFAADVSEGKNDPIYNAHSYHTKVPHKAIMRYILHYTQPEDIVFDGFCGTGMTGVAAQMCGDREAVMSLGYQVKQDGTILQEEMDEDGKKVWRPFSKLGVRRAVLNDLSPAATFIAYNYNTPVDVAVFEKEAKRILGEVEKECGWMYETLHTDGKTKGRVDYVVWSEIFSCPECAGEVVFLEEAMDMETKKVMKEYPCPHCNAVITKQKMSRTFESYYDSLLTETKERPKRKPIQIVYRIGKSKHTKTPDSNDIEILTRVSELELPEP is encoded by the coding sequence ATGCAGTTCGACTTCCCAGAGCCGCAGAAGCCCTCCGAACCGGTCACTTGCCTCGGCATGACGTTCGAGAATGACGAAGTCCGCCGTGCCCACTTTACCGAGGAGCTGCGCAAGAAGCTGCAGGACCCGGAGTTCCGCAAGATCGAAGGCTTTCCAATCGGCAGCGACGAGGACATCCTAAACCTGAGCGATCCACCGTACTACACCGCCTGCCCGAACCCGTGGATTGCCGACTTCATAGCTGAATGGGAGGCGCAGAAGCCGAAACAACCTGAAGGCTATCACTATCACCGTGAGCCATTTGCGGCTGATGTGAGCGAGGGGAAAAACGACCCGATTTACAACGCGCACTCCTACCATACCAAAGTGCCGCACAAGGCCATCATGCGTTACATCCTCCACTACACGCAGCCGGAGGATATCGTGTTCGACGGTTTTTGCGGGACTGGCATGACAGGAGTGGCGGCGCAGATGTGTGGCGATCGCGAAGCGGTCATGTCTCTTGGCTATCAGGTGAAGCAGGATGGCACCATTTTGCAGGAAGAGATGGATGAAGATGGCAAGAAGGTATGGCGACCGTTTTCAAAACTGGGCGTCCGCAGAGCTGTACTGAACGATCTTTCGCCAGCGGCGACGTTTATTGCCTACAACTACAACACGCCTGTCGATGTTGCTGTGTTCGAGAAAGAGGCCAAGCGCATTCTCGGGGAGGTTGAAAAAGAATGCGGCTGGATGTATGAAACTCTCCATACGGATGGAAAGACGAAAGGGCGCGTTGACTATGTCGTATGGAGCGAAATTTTTTCCTGTCCGGAATGCGCTGGAGAGGTAGTTTTTCTCGAAGAAGCCATGGACATGGAAACAAAAAAGGTAATGAAGGAGTATCCATGTCCTCACTGTAACGCGGTCATTACGAAGCAAAAAATGAGCCGCACTTTTGAGTCATATTATGATTCGCTTTTGACTGAGACGAAGGAGAGGCCTAAGCGCAAACCGATACAAATCGTTTACCGTATTGGCAAATCCAAACACACCAAGACGCCAGACTCGAACGATATCGAGATACTAACAAGAGTCTCCGAATTAGAACTGCCAGAGCCTAT
- a CDS encoding putative DNA binding domain-containing protein yields the protein MNMDQHRLQSLIAKGEGLSLEFKACCDQLPKSVYGTVCAFLNRHGGTLLLGVADDGSVPGINPDALVQIRKDFVTAINNPQKLTPPTYLSIDDAELDGKKLLHIFVPESSQVHRCNGRIFDRNEDGDFDITDNTAQVAALYQRKQTTYSENRIFPHLGLDDLDRDLIAKCRKVASLRWENHPWKDMDDLELLKSAQLYQTSSENGESGITLAGILLLGRQLPLLNTVPHHRTDLILRKVNLDRYDDRDFVDVNLVESYERIMAFIHKHLPDPFYLEGTTSISIRDAIFREVASNLLIHREYTNAFPAKLIIEYGQVRTENSSRPHGFGRLDPETFTPFPKNPVIAKFFRQIGRADELGSGMRKMMKYSRAYGGAEPELIEGDVFRIVIKVPEFGEKMEPATGTQQVTPEVTPEVTPEVTPEVTRMLRVITGEMTRGEIMSALELKDEKHFRERYQQIGIAQGLIEMTIPDKPNSRHQKYRITAKGKATLEKRHV from the coding sequence ATGAATATGGATCAGCACCGGTTGCAGTCCTTGATCGCAAAAGGGGAGGGCCTGAGTCTTGAGTTCAAGGCCTGCTGCGACCAGTTGCCGAAATCGGTGTATGGGACTGTGTGTGCCTTTCTGAATCGGCATGGAGGGACGCTGCTGCTCGGAGTGGCGGATGATGGAAGCGTACCGGGTATCAATCCCGACGCGCTGGTGCAGATTCGCAAGGACTTCGTTACCGCCATCAATAATCCTCAAAAATTGACACCGCCGACATACCTGTCTATAGACGATGCCGAGCTAGATGGCAAAAAGCTTCTGCACATTTTCGTACCTGAAAGCTCCCAGGTCCACCGTTGCAATGGGCGTATCTTCGACCGCAACGAGGATGGGGACTTCGACATCACCGACAACACGGCTCAGGTTGCCGCTCTGTATCAACGCAAGCAGACAACCTACAGCGAAAACAGAATTTTTCCCCACCTGGGGCTTGATGATCTTGATCGGGATTTGATCGCGAAATGCCGAAAGGTTGCATCACTCCGCTGGGAAAATCACCCATGGAAGGATATGGATGACCTGGAGCTGCTCAAGAGCGCCCAACTGTATCAGACAAGTTCAGAAAATGGTGAAAGCGGAATTACCCTTGCAGGTATATTGCTTTTGGGAAGACAACTGCCGCTGTTGAATACGGTTCCCCATCACCGCACCGACCTAATCCTGCGCAAGGTCAATCTGGATCGTTACGATGACCGCGATTTCGTCGATGTCAATCTGGTGGAAAGTTATGAACGCATCATGGCTTTCATTCACAAACACCTGCCCGATCCTTTCTACCTTGAGGGAACGACCAGCATAAGCATACGAGATGCTATCTTCCGGGAGGTGGCCTCCAACCTCCTCATTCACCGGGAATACACCAATGCTTTTCCCGCCAAGCTGATCATCGAGTACGGCCAGGTTCGCACCGAAAACAGCAGCCGTCCCCACGGTTTTGGCCGACTCGATCCCGAGACCTTCACGCCGTTTCCCAAGAACCCCGTAATTGCCAAGTTCTTTCGACAGATCGGCCGCGCCGATGAACTTGGCTCTGGCATGCGCAAAATGATGAAGTATAGTCGAGCTTACGGGGGTGCCGAACCGGAGCTGATCGAGGGGGATGTGTTCAGGATCGTCATCAAGGTGCCTGAGTTTGGCGAAAAGATGGAGCCGGCAACGGGGACCCAGCAAGTCACCCCCGAAGTCACCCCCGAAGTCACCCCCGAAGTCACCCCCGAAGTCACGAGGATGCTAAGGGTAATTACCGGCGAGATGACCCGAGGGGAGATCATGAGTGCTCTCGAACTCAAAGACGAAAAGCATTTCCGCGAACGTTATCAGCAAATTGGCATTGCCCAGGGACTTATTGAAATGACGATTCCTGACAAGCCCAACAGCAGACATCAGAAATACCGGATTACCGCCAAAGGGAAAGCCACACTGGAGAAACGCCATGTTTGA